A region of Acidithiobacillus ferridurans DNA encodes the following proteins:
- a CDS encoding type II toxin-antitoxin system Phd/YefM family antitoxin yields MHSVNMLQAKSSLSRLVDAIEKGQEREIVIARNGRPAAKLVPMETSPGGKRIGVAKGKFDVPDSIDTHNAEVARMFFGEQS; encoded by the coding sequence ATGCACTCAGTCAACATGCTACAAGCGAAGTCCTCGCTGTCCCGCTTGGTGGACGCCATCGAGAAGGGGCAGGAGCGTGAAATCGTTATTGCCCGTAACGGCCGTCCAGCAGCTAAGCTCGTGCCCATGGAAACATCGCCAGGTGGTAAGCGCATCGGTGTTGCCAAAGGCAAATTCGATGTGCCGGACAGCATCGATACCCACAATGCCGAAGTGGCCCGCATGTTTTTCGGTGAGCAATCCTGA
- the argF gene encoding ornithine carbamoyltransferase produces the protein MNVRHFLRLSDLSPSELRALLQRAIVLKQIQRDGERYAPCAGRTLAMIFEKSSTRTRVSFETGMAQLGGHALFLSPRDTQLGRGESVEDTARVISRMVDMVMIRTFGHDNLLRFAAASRVPVINGLSDDHHPCQLLADLMTATEHWGDLRGRTVAYIGDGSNNMAHSWMEAAQIFDFRLRIGSPAGYVPSAGMLQSGGAQVTVLHDAVAAVRGANLIVTDVWTSMGQEEEAAARKAILAPFQVNATLMAAAAPDALFMHCLPAHRGEEVSAEVIDGPRSVVWEEAENRLHAQKALMEFLFGIGPVAALQGD, from the coding sequence ATGAACGTCCGTCACTTTCTGCGCCTCTCCGACCTCAGCCCCAGCGAACTGCGGGCGCTCCTGCAACGTGCCATCGTCCTGAAACAAATCCAGCGGGACGGCGAACGTTACGCCCCTTGCGCGGGCCGGACCCTGGCGATGATCTTCGAGAAATCCTCCACCCGCACCCGGGTATCCTTCGAGACGGGCATGGCCCAATTGGGCGGCCACGCCCTTTTCCTCTCGCCGCGGGATACCCAACTGGGGCGCGGCGAGAGCGTCGAGGACACGGCCAGGGTCATTTCCCGCATGGTCGATATGGTGATGATCCGCACCTTCGGCCACGACAACCTCCTCCGCTTCGCTGCCGCTTCGCGGGTGCCGGTGATCAACGGTCTCTCCGACGACCATCACCCCTGTCAGCTTCTCGCCGATCTGATGACGGCAACGGAACACTGGGGTGATCTGCGCGGCAGGACCGTGGCCTATATCGGCGACGGCAGCAATAATATGGCCCACTCCTGGATGGAAGCCGCGCAGATTTTCGACTTTCGGCTGCGCATCGGCAGCCCGGCGGGGTATGTGCCCAGCGCCGGAATGTTGCAGAGCGGCGGCGCTCAGGTCACGGTCCTGCATGATGCGGTGGCCGCTGTGCGCGGGGCAAACCTGATTGTCACCGACGTCTGGACCAGCATGGGTCAGGAAGAGGAGGCCGCCGCGCGCAAGGCGATTCTCGCCCCCTTCCAGGTCAACGCCACACTCATGGCCGCCGCCGCGCCGGATGCCTTGTTCATGCACTGCCTCCCCGCCCACCGTGGCGAGGAGGTCAGCGCCGAAGTCATCGACGGACCCCGATCCGTCGTCTGGGAAGAGGCGGAAAACCGCCTGCACGCCCAGAAAGCCCTGATGGAATTTTTATTCGGCATCGGCCCCGTGGCCGCACTGCAAGGAGATTGA
- a CDS encoding YgaP family membrane protein, with product MKVIKNMNTTERWLRIYFGAIIAAVLLWYPWPFWEWTLSGYLLIATGIFGYCPVYAFLDGRKKSGNSTPTVH from the coding sequence GTGAAAGTCATCAAAAACATGAACACCACCGAGCGCTGGCTGCGTATTTACTTCGGCGCCATAATCGCCGCCGTTCTGCTCTGGTACCCCTGGCCATTCTGGGAATGGACGCTGTCCGGCTATCTCCTCATCGCTACGGGGATTTTTGGCTACTGTCCCGTTTATGCCTTCTTGGACGGCCGCAAAAAGAGCGGCAACAGCACCCCCACCGTCCACTGA
- a CDS encoding DUF2281 domain-containing protein — MMNNLVEAIDKEASTLPPEFQREVLDFIGYLHAKSKRKFDPAWLERAWGAAPDFPDRPQQLPLSDIQGL, encoded by the coding sequence ATGATGAACAATCTAGTTGAAGCAATCGACAAGGAAGCCAGCACGCTGCCACCGGAGTTTCAGCGAGAAGTGCTCGATTTCATCGGTTATTTGCACGCAAAAAGCAAGCGCAAATTCGATCCGGCATGGCTGGAACGGGCATGGGGCGCCGCACCCGACTTCCCGGACCGGCCGCAACAGCTTCCACTATCTGACATACAAGGACTGTGA
- the gltX gene encoding glutamate--tRNA ligase, with product MSVRTRFAPSPTGYLHIGGVRTALYSWLHARQQGGRFILRIEDTDVERSTPEATVAILEGMAWLGLDWDEGPFYQMRRMDRYREVLAQMLAAGTAYHCYCSREEVEAMREDQRQRGEKPRYDGRCRQRTTAPEGVAPVIRFRSPDDGETVVEDLIHGTVRFQNSEMDDLIIARSDGTPTYNFCVVVDDWDMGITHVIRGDDHLNNTPRQMQILQALGARVPVYAHVPMILGPDKQKLSKRHGAVSVLEYREQGFLPDALLNFLVRLGWSHGDQEIFTREEMVEFFRIDAVNKAASAFNAEKLLWINAQHMQRLTPEGLAQHLLPYLAAVGVTESLLVAGPELSAVVALLQERSKTLVEMAAAAAMFYVAPVAGEPKDVEKHLRGQGALLVILAQALDVLPNWEAAAIHSVIQELAVTHADGKMGKVAQPLRVAVAGRAVSPPIDATLALLGKEETLARLRRAGRWA from the coding sequence ATGTCCGTCCGTACCCGTTTTGCTCCCAGTCCCACCGGTTATCTGCATATTGGCGGTGTCCGCACCGCACTCTACTCGTGGTTGCACGCGCGTCAGCAGGGGGGGCGTTTCATTTTGCGTATCGAGGATACGGACGTGGAGCGTTCGACGCCGGAAGCAACAGTCGCCATTCTGGAGGGAATGGCCTGGCTGGGGCTGGACTGGGACGAGGGACCGTTCTATCAGATGCGGCGCATGGACCGCTACCGGGAAGTGCTGGCGCAGATGCTGGCGGCGGGAACGGCCTACCATTGCTATTGCAGTCGGGAAGAAGTGGAGGCCATGCGCGAGGATCAGCGCCAGCGCGGCGAGAAACCGCGCTATGACGGCCGTTGCCGGCAGCGCACGACGGCGCCGGAGGGGGTTGCGCCGGTGATCCGCTTCCGCAGCCCGGACGACGGCGAAACGGTGGTGGAAGACCTGATTCACGGTACGGTGCGCTTTCAGAATAGCGAAATGGACGACCTGATCATCGCCCGCTCCGACGGAACGCCGACCTACAATTTCTGCGTGGTGGTGGATGACTGGGATATGGGCATCACCCATGTGATCCGCGGCGACGATCATCTCAACAACACCCCGCGGCAGATGCAGATTCTGCAGGCGCTGGGCGCGCGGGTGCCGGTTTATGCCCATGTGCCGATGATTCTCGGTCCGGACAAGCAGAAGCTGTCCAAGCGTCACGGGGCGGTGAGCGTGCTGGAATATCGTGAGCAAGGCTTCCTGCCCGACGCGCTGCTCAATTTTCTGGTGCGGCTGGGCTGGTCCCATGGCGATCAGGAAATTTTCACCCGCGAGGAAATGGTGGAATTTTTCCGCATCGACGCGGTGAACAAGGCGGCATCGGCCTTCAACGCGGAGAAGCTGCTGTGGATCAATGCCCAGCATATGCAGCGGCTGACGCCGGAGGGGTTGGCGCAGCATCTGCTGCCTTACCTCGCCGCCGTGGGCGTAACCGAGTCTTTGCTGGTGGCCGGGCCGGAGCTTTCGGCGGTGGTGGCGCTGTTGCAGGAGCGCTCCAAGACCTTGGTGGAGATGGCTGCGGCGGCGGCGATGTTTTATGTGGCGCCGGTGGCCGGTGAACCCAAAGATGTGGAGAAGCATCTGCGCGGACAGGGCGCCTTGCTGGTAATCCTGGCGCAGGCGCTGGACGTGTTGCCGAACTGGGAGGCGGCGGCGATTCACAGCGTGATTCAGGAACTGGCGGTGACCCATGCCGACGGCAAGATGGGCAAGGTCGCGCAACCCCTGCGGGTGGCGGTGGCCGGGCGGGCGGTGTCACCACCCATCGATGCGACCCTGGCCTTATTGGGTAAGGAAGAGACGTTGGCGCGTCTGCGGCGGGCGGGACGATGGGCGTGA
- a CDS encoding type II toxin-antitoxin system VapC family toxin, whose amino-acid sequence MLCSVVWAELQCGARLAQNPPQELSRLQDAFGHWPRQPFDDSAAEAYGEIRAHLQRAGRLIGGNDLLIAAIAHTNRLTLVTHNTGEFTRVPTLPVEDWQA is encoded by the coding sequence GTGTTGTGCAGCGTGGTATGGGCGGAATTGCAATGCGGCGCTCGTCTTGCGCAAAATCCGCCGCAAGAACTGTCAAGGCTACAAGATGCGTTTGGTCATTGGCCGCGCCAGCCATTCGACGATTCGGCAGCCGAAGCTTATGGAGAAATTCGCGCACACCTCCAGCGCGCTGGTCGCCTGATCGGTGGAAACGACTTGCTGATTGCGGCAATTGCCCATACAAATAGACTGACCCTGGTGACGCACAACACCGGCGAATTCACCCGTGTGCCCACCTTGCCCGTTGAAGACTGGCAGGCATGA
- a CDS encoding type II toxin-antitoxin system VapC family toxin encodes MLDTHVALWAITDSPKLSKKAREMIELPKSSIWISAATIWEIAIKRSLGRGDMPVSSQEAMRYFGESGYRFLPVEPEHAAAVEDLPAHHADPFDRILVAQALVEPMRLITHDAMVACYSDTIIKT; translated from the coding sequence TTGCTGGATACCCATGTCGCCCTTTGGGCGATTACCGACAGCCCGAAGTTATCGAAAAAGGCACGGGAGATGATCGAGTTGCCGAAGTCTTCGATCTGGATCAGCGCCGCGACTATCTGGGAGATCGCCATCAAGCGCAGTCTTGGACGCGGCGACATGCCGGTATCCAGCCAGGAGGCGATGCGCTACTTTGGTGAATCTGGTTACCGTTTCTTGCCGGTCGAGCCCGAGCATGCGGCGGCCGTCGAGGACTTGCCGGCACATCACGCCGATCCGTTCGACCGAATTCTGGTCGCGCAAGCGCTTGTCGAACCTATGCGACTGATCACTCATGACGCGATGGTGGCCTGTTACAGCGATACCATCATAAAAACATAG
- a CDS encoding phospholipase D-like domain-containing protein, translated as MATNRPNSFGIRDNRTHGKVADFLVEKINAGSHLSVVSAYFTIYAYEALSAELEDIGHLNFLFGEPR; from the coding sequence ATGGCGACTAACAGGCCGAACAGTTTCGGTATTCGCGACAACCGCACGCATGGCAAAGTTGCGGACTTTCTGGTCGAGAAGATCAATGCCGGCAGCCATTTATCGGTTGTCTCGGCATATTTCACCATCTATGCCTATGAGGCGCTGTCAGCCGAGCTGGAGGATATCGGGCATCTGAACTTTCTTTTTGGCGAACCACGATAA
- a CDS encoding aspartate kinase — protein sequence MALIVQKFGGTSVGSVERIRAVAERVTASHRAGHQVVVVVSAMSGETDRLLQLARALADTPAERELDTLLSTGEQVAIALLSMALEGIGQPAISFTGGQVAIRTDSAHNRARIEHIDDHKIRAALDAGRIVVVAGFQGVDPHGNITTLGRGGSDTTAVALAAALHADECDIFTDVDGIYTTDPRVETRARRLDRITFEEMLEMASLGAKVLQTRSVEFAMKYHVPVRVLSSFQDGPGTLVTNEENSVEAPRVSGIAFSRNEAKITVVGVPDHPGIASAILGPISAANINVDVILQNVSEAGKTDFTFTVDRNDFAKSRDILQSVARGLGAEDVRGDTHIVKVSVVGVGMRSHAGIAATMFETLARENINIQMISTSEIKISVVIEEKYLELAVRALHAAFALDGEAPA from the coding sequence ATGGCACTGATCGTACAGAAATTCGGCGGTACTTCCGTGGGCAGTGTGGAACGCATCCGGGCCGTCGCGGAACGGGTCACGGCCAGTCATCGCGCCGGCCACCAAGTGGTGGTGGTGGTTTCCGCCATGTCGGGCGAGACGGACCGCCTCCTGCAACTGGCGCGCGCCCTGGCCGATACCCCGGCGGAACGCGAACTGGACACCCTGCTCAGCACCGGCGAGCAGGTGGCCATCGCGCTGCTGAGCATGGCGCTGGAAGGTATCGGTCAACCCGCCATTTCGTTCACCGGCGGGCAGGTCGCCATCAGGACCGATTCCGCCCATAACCGGGCGCGCATCGAGCACATCGACGATCACAAGATCCGCGCGGCGCTGGATGCCGGCAGGATCGTGGTCGTGGCGGGCTTCCAGGGGGTCGATCCCCATGGCAATATCACCACCCTGGGTCGCGGCGGTTCCGACACCACCGCCGTGGCACTGGCGGCCGCCCTGCATGCCGATGAATGCGATATCTTCACCGATGTGGATGGCATTTACACCACCGACCCGCGGGTGGAAACCCGGGCGCGCCGTCTGGATCGCATCACCTTTGAAGAAATGCTGGAAATGGCCAGCCTCGGTGCCAAGGTCCTGCAAACCCGCTCCGTCGAATTCGCCATGAAGTACCATGTTCCCGTGCGGGTCTTGTCGTCTTTTCAGGATGGTCCCGGCACCCTGGTCACCAATGAGGAAAATTCTGTGGAAGCTCCCCGCGTCTCCGGCATCGCCTTCTCCCGCAATGAAGCCAAGATCACCGTGGTCGGCGTGCCCGACCATCCGGGTATCGCCTCCGCCATTCTGGGTCCGATTTCCGCGGCCAATATCAATGTGGACGTGATTCTCCAGAATGTCTCGGAAGCGGGCAAAACCGACTTTACCTTCACGGTGGACCGCAATGATTTCGCCAAGTCCCGCGATATTCTCCAGAGCGTGGCGCGGGGTCTTGGCGCCGAGGACGTGCGGGGCGACACCCATATCGTCAAGGTTTCCGTGGTAGGCGTCGGGATGCGCTCCCACGCCGGCATCGCCGCCACCATGTTTGAAACCCTGGCGCGGGAAAACATCAACATCCAGATGATTTCCACCTCCGAGATCAAGATTTCCGTCGTCATCGAAGAAAAATATCTGGAACTCGCGGTGCGGGCGTTGCACGCAGCTTTCGCCCTGGACGGGGAGGCACCCGCCTGA
- the tal gene encoding transaldolase, translated as MATDLRALRKQIGQSIWLDNLSRTLIHDDILRRYIDEDGISGVTSNPSIFQKAIHSSPYYRDDLCRPADSAEELYERLVVEDLRNACDLLRAVHVETDGDDGWVSWEESPRLGQDEAATVAEALRLRGLVQRDNLLIKVPATPAGIRAFATLIGQGVSINVTLMFGLKHVHEVLAAYQKGLTQWVVGGGDPRKVKAVASLFLSRVDTLVDQKLEAIGTPEALALRGKAAVAMAKSAYAIYQDVFHGAGFAALRAAGGRPQYLLWASTSTKNPAYPDLLYVEPLMGPETINTLPDDTLARLRDHGSLVARVEDGRVEAQRTMAQLASLGVDMDGAVAEQLQTEGLAAFAKSFEEMLAEVKRAMG; from the coding sequence ATGGCAACGGATTTACGGGCACTCAGGAAGCAGATCGGACAAAGCATCTGGCTGGACAATCTATCGCGCACCCTCATCCACGACGACATTCTGCGGCGTTATATCGACGAGGACGGGATCAGCGGGGTGACGTCCAACCCCAGCATCTTTCAGAAGGCGATTCACTCCAGCCCCTACTATCGGGACGACCTTTGCCGGCCCGCGGACTCCGCGGAAGAGTTGTACGAGCGTCTGGTGGTGGAGGATCTGCGTAACGCCTGCGATCTGTTGCGGGCGGTGCATGTGGAAACGGACGGCGACGACGGCTGGGTGAGCTGGGAGGAGTCGCCGCGGCTGGGCCAGGATGAGGCCGCCACGGTGGCCGAGGCGCTGCGGCTGCGCGGGCTGGTGCAGCGGGATAACCTGTTGATCAAGGTGCCGGCCACGCCCGCCGGTATCCGCGCCTTCGCCACACTCATCGGTCAGGGGGTGTCGATCAATGTGACCCTGATGTTCGGGCTGAAGCATGTTCATGAGGTGTTGGCGGCCTATCAGAAGGGCTTGACGCAGTGGGTGGTGGGCGGCGGTGATCCGCGTAAGGTGAAGGCGGTCGCCAGTCTCTTCCTGTCGCGGGTGGATACGCTGGTCGATCAAAAGCTGGAGGCCATCGGCACGCCGGAGGCGCTGGCGCTGCGGGGCAAGGCGGCGGTGGCGATGGCGAAGTCGGCATACGCCATCTATCAGGATGTTTTTCACGGTGCGGGCTTTGCGGCGTTGCGCGCTGCGGGCGGGCGGCCCCAGTATCTGCTCTGGGCGAGCACCAGCACCAAAAATCCGGCCTACCCCGATCTGCTCTATGTCGAGCCGCTGATGGGGCCGGAAACGATCAACACCTTGCCCGACGACACGCTGGCCCGGCTCCGTGACCACGGCAGCCTGGTGGCCCGGGTCGAAGACGGCAGGGTCGAGGCGCAGCGGACCATGGCGCAACTGGCCAGCCTGGGAGTCGATATGGACGGCGCCGTGGCGGAGCAGTTGCAGACCGAAGGCCTGGCCGCTTTTGCCAAGAGTTTCGAGGAGATGCTTGCGGAGGTGAAGCGCGCGATGGGGTGA
- a CDS encoding aspartate aminotransferase family protein: MPLMSTYARLPVAFARGEGVWLYDTEGRRYLDALAGIAVCGLGHSHPAVTRALQTQAGQLLHTSNLYRIPAQEKLSDTLCAVSGMDAAFFCNSGAEANEAAIKIARLHGHGKGIAEPQILVFSNAFHGRTLATLTATGNFRIQEGFSPLLPGFVRAPYGDLPTVRALVQANPGICAILAEPLQGEGGVRPAPEGFLTGLREVCDAHGLLLMLDEVQTGIGRTGAFFAYQQIPGLRPDVLSLAKGLGNGVPIGAMLARQPTAALFGPGKHGTTFGGGPLVCAAAQAVLDTMQQEAIPAHAGRMGALLRQRLQKRLGGHPEVLEIRGMGLMVGIELAHKPERLVERALEAGLLINVTAEKVIRLLPPLILQEAEIDLLVAGLSSLLESAS, translated from the coding sequence ATGCCACTCATGTCCACTTACGCTCGGTTACCGGTCGCTTTTGCAAGGGGTGAGGGCGTCTGGCTTTATGATACCGAGGGGCGCCGTTATCTGGACGCCCTGGCGGGGATCGCCGTCTGCGGCCTGGGGCACAGCCACCCGGCCGTCACCCGCGCCCTGCAGACCCAGGCTGGGCAACTGTTGCACACGTCCAATCTCTACCGTATTCCGGCGCAGGAAAAGCTGTCCGATACCCTCTGCGCCGTCAGCGGCATGGATGCGGCATTTTTCTGCAACAGCGGCGCAGAGGCCAATGAAGCGGCGATCAAAATCGCTCGTCTCCATGGTCATGGCAAGGGCATCGCCGAACCGCAGATTCTGGTGTTCAGCAACGCCTTTCATGGCCGTACCCTGGCGACCCTCACGGCCACCGGCAATTTCCGCATCCAGGAAGGCTTCAGCCCCCTGCTGCCGGGGTTCGTGCGCGCCCCCTATGGTGATCTCCCTACCGTCCGCGCCCTGGTTCAGGCCAACCCCGGCATATGCGCCATTCTCGCCGAGCCTCTTCAGGGCGAAGGCGGGGTGCGTCCGGCACCGGAAGGCTTCCTGACCGGGCTGAGGGAGGTCTGCGACGCGCACGGCCTGCTCCTGATGCTGGATGAGGTGCAGACGGGCATAGGCCGTACCGGGGCCTTCTTCGCCTACCAGCAGATTCCCGGCTTGCGCCCCGACGTGCTTAGCCTGGCCAAGGGGCTGGGCAACGGGGTACCGATCGGCGCCATGCTGGCCCGCCAGCCGACCGCCGCGCTCTTCGGGCCGGGCAAACACGGCACCACCTTCGGCGGCGGGCCGCTGGTCTGCGCCGCTGCCCAGGCGGTGCTCGACACCATGCAGCAAGAGGCCATCCCCGCCCACGCCGGGCGGATGGGCGCCCTGCTCCGGCAGCGCCTGCAGAAGCGCCTTGGCGGGCACCCCGAGGTGCTGGAGATACGCGGCATGGGCCTGATGGTGGGCATCGAACTGGCCCATAAACCCGAACGTCTGGTGGAACGCGCCCTGGAGGCTGGCCTGCTCATCAACGTCACGGCTGAAAAAGTCATTCGTCTGCTGCCCCCGCTGATTCTGCAGGAGGCAGAAATCGATCTTCTCGTCGCTGGCCTGTCCAGCCTTCTGGAATCCGCATCATGA
- a CDS encoding enoyl-ACP reductase FabI yields MGFMVGKKALIVGVANDRSICWGIAQAMRRQGAEVLLTYQGERTKSRVEELAAQIGAPTPLELDLMDEAQLAAAMQKVGALWGGVDIGVHGAAFAPKEELSGSYLDATTREGFRIAHEVSSYSFTAMARAMRPLMQGRQGALLALSYLGAQRAMTNYNVMGLAKASLEASIRYLAYSLGADGIRVNAVSAGPIRTLAASGISDFRKILEHYAEQAPLRRNVTQEEVGNAAAFLCSDLASGITGEITYVDAGFNTVGF; encoded by the coding sequence ATGGGTTTCATGGTAGGGAAAAAGGCGCTGATCGTCGGCGTGGCCAATGACCGTTCCATCTGCTGGGGCATCGCCCAGGCCATGCGCCGCCAGGGTGCGGAAGTGCTGCTCACCTATCAGGGCGAACGCACCAAAAGCCGGGTGGAGGAACTGGCCGCCCAGATCGGGGCGCCGACGCCGCTGGAACTCGACCTGATGGATGAAGCGCAACTGGCCGCCGCCATGCAGAAGGTCGGAGCGCTCTGGGGCGGCGTCGACATCGGCGTTCACGGTGCCGCCTTCGCGCCCAAAGAGGAACTCAGCGGCAGCTATCTGGACGCCACCACCCGCGAGGGCTTTCGCATCGCCCACGAGGTATCCTCCTACAGCTTCACCGCCATGGCCCGGGCCATGCGCCCGCTCATGCAGGGTCGGCAGGGCGCCTTGCTGGCCCTCAGCTACCTCGGCGCCCAGCGCGCCATGACCAACTACAACGTGATGGGGCTCGCCAAGGCCAGTCTCGAGGCCAGCATCCGTTATCTCGCCTACTCGCTGGGTGCGGACGGCATCCGCGTCAACGCCGTTTCCGCCGGCCCCATCCGCACCCTCGCGGCCAGCGGTATCAGTGATTTCCGCAAGATTCTGGAACACTATGCAGAACAAGCGCCCCTGCGCCGCAACGTGACTCAGGAAGAAGTCGGCAACGCCGCCGCCTTCCTCTGCTCCGACCTCGCCTCCGGCATCACTGGCGAGATCACCTACGTGGACGCCGGGTTCAACACCGTCGGCTTCTGA
- a CDS encoding LysM peptidoglycan-binding domain-containing protein, producing MKKRVIAMATLVALGGIPMAWADSQTIGLQQGDLQSGVAQALNAGAQNVDLQSSEPVAGPVGTVSGLSATLQRFEASGAFGNQTGTGNVWTHIDDGLRISDVSRVEVDKWRTWFLQHQGKLEQILDNSRPFLYYVVNAVAERGMPMELALLPAIESGYNPRAYSPAAAAGLWQFIPGTARNFGLQNTRYGDPRLSLIASTNAALDYLSYLYNYFGGNWLLAIASYNAGQGTVSAAIQQNVAAGKPTDFWDLALPQQTEDYVAELLALAQVIRNAKAYHVSLPSIPNAAHIAVVTTPKSVALNVAANLMNMPVSELQHLNAGLSYGVAPADYHLVVPKDKAATLKSALLTMPQEAAAQPVVAPQPVPRPAFRRLTLRPGETLWHLAQRAGVSVASLKRWNHLRSARDLQVGQHLVVYGAGGSGHLQNAVYARSRTRALTVRPGNTLSQLAQRAGVSVKDLMRWNHIRSARDLQIGETLHIPGGGGSMPAQVYTAARGNRRLTVRPGESLWQIAQRAGVGVSLLARANHLTQRSILHPGQVLNIPAQTMVAAISHRQERAASLARTTTYVVRPGDTLWQIAQQFHVQPKSLIQWNRLASASEIQPGSRLTIYTR from the coding sequence ATGAAGAAGCGAGTTATCGCTATGGCCACGCTGGTGGCACTCGGCGGCATTCCTATGGCATGGGCGGATAGCCAAACCATAGGCCTGCAACAAGGTGACCTCCAGAGCGGCGTAGCACAGGCCCTGAACGCCGGCGCGCAGAACGTGGACCTGCAAAGCAGCGAACCGGTAGCGGGGCCGGTCGGCACCGTCTCCGGCCTGTCGGCCACTCTGCAGCGGTTCGAGGCATCGGGCGCCTTTGGCAACCAGACGGGAACCGGCAATGTCTGGACCCATATCGACGACGGCCTGCGCATCAGCGACGTCTCCCGCGTGGAAGTGGATAAATGGCGCACCTGGTTCCTGCAACATCAGGGCAAGCTGGAACAGATCCTCGACAACTCCCGCCCCTTCCTATATTACGTGGTGAACGCCGTTGCGGAACGCGGCATGCCCATGGAGCTGGCGCTGCTGCCGGCCATCGAGAGCGGTTACAACCCCAGGGCCTACTCCCCGGCTGCCGCGGCGGGCCTCTGGCAATTCATACCCGGCACCGCACGCAATTTCGGCCTGCAAAACACCCGCTATGGCGACCCTCGCCTGAGTCTCATCGCCTCCACCAACGCGGCCCTCGATTATCTCTCCTATCTCTACAACTATTTCGGCGGCAACTGGCTCCTCGCCATCGCCTCCTACAATGCCGGGCAGGGTACCGTTTCCGCCGCCATCCAACAGAATGTCGCGGCAGGCAAGCCCACCGATTTCTGGGATCTCGCCCTGCCGCAGCAGACCGAAGACTACGTGGCCGAACTCCTCGCCCTAGCGCAGGTCATCCGCAATGCCAAGGCCTACCATGTCTCCCTGCCCTCCATTCCCAACGCGGCACACATCGCGGTCGTGACCACGCCCAAATCCGTGGCCCTGAACGTGGCGGCGAACCTGATGAACATGCCGGTCAGCGAACTGCAACACCTCAATGCCGGGCTGAGCTACGGCGTCGCCCCGGCCGACTACCATCTGGTGGTGCCCAAAGACAAGGCCGCCACCCTAAAGAGCGCGCTGCTGACCATGCCCCAGGAAGCCGCCGCCCAGCCCGTCGTTGCGCCGCAACCGGTGCCCCGCCCGGCCTTCCGTCGCCTCACCCTCCGCCCCGGTGAGACGCTCTGGCATCTGGCGCAACGGGCCGGGGTCAGCGTCGCCAGCCTCAAACGCTGGAATCACCTCCGTTCCGCGCGCGACCTGCAGGTCGGGCAGCACCTGGTCGTCTACGGCGCCGGCGGGTCCGGCCATCTGCAAAACGCCGTCTATGCCCGGAGCCGGACGCGGGCGCTCACCGTGCGTCCCGGCAACACGCTCTCCCAGCTCGCGCAACGGGCCGGGGTCAGCGTCAAGGACCTCATGCGCTGGAACCACATCCGTTCCGCGCGTGACCTGCAGATCGGCGAAACTCTGCATATCCCGGGTGGCGGCGGCAGCATGCCCGCACAGGTCTATACCGCCGCGCGCGGCAACCGGCGCCTCACCGTGCGGCCCGGTGAAAGTCTTTGGCAAATCGCCCAGCGCGCTGGAGTCGGCGTCTCTCTGCTGGCCCGCGCCAACCACCTCACCCAACGGTCCATTCTCCATCCCGGACAGGTGCTGAACATCCCGGCACAGACCATGGTCGCCGCCATCAGCCACCGCCAGGAGCGCGCCGCCAGCCTGGCGCGAACCACGACTTACGTGGTGCGTCCGGGCGACACGCTCTGGCAGATCGCCCAGCAGTTCCATGTCCAGCCCAAATCGCTGATTCAGTGGAATCGCCTGGCCTCCGCCAGCGAAATTCAACCGGGCTCACGCCTTACCATTTATACGCGCTGA